A region from the Tsuneonella mangrovi genome encodes:
- a CDS encoding aminoglycoside phosphotransferase family protein — protein sequence MSDLPDGIHAFLAQSGWGNAAIDPIPGDASFRRYFRIADGERKAMLMHAPPPHEDPQPFLDVAAWLSQHDLRAPQIFAADGAQGWVLLEDFGDDRMRDWLDANPSGEDGAYADAVAVLATLHRCAPGPFPPYDLATYQREAGLFTEWYCPAMGLEVDADGYVAAWEEALAPMLARQLPGVTVLRDYHAENIMLLGPDLQGRGPQGLIDFQDALVGHPAYDLVSLLQDARRDVSRELEAAMLAHYRELASPDADFDADYTRLGAQRNAKIVGIFARLWKRDGKQRYLAYIPRVWEAMERDLEHPALAAVAAWFDANIPRNIRDDFGGELM from the coding sequence ATGAGCGACCTGCCCGACGGGATTCACGCCTTTCTCGCCCAGTCCGGTTGGGGCAATGCCGCAATCGACCCGATCCCCGGTGACGCGTCGTTTCGCCGCTACTTCCGAATTGCCGACGGCGAACGCAAGGCGATGTTGATGCATGCGCCGCCGCCGCACGAGGACCCGCAGCCGTTTCTCGATGTAGCCGCCTGGCTCTCGCAGCACGACCTGCGCGCGCCGCAGATTTTCGCCGCTGACGGAGCACAAGGTTGGGTCCTGCTCGAGGACTTCGGCGACGACCGGATGCGCGACTGGCTCGATGCCAATCCATCTGGCGAAGACGGAGCCTACGCGGATGCTGTGGCGGTTCTCGCAACGCTACACCGCTGCGCGCCCGGACCTTTCCCGCCCTACGACTTGGCAACCTACCAGCGCGAAGCGGGCCTGTTCACTGAATGGTACTGCCCGGCGATGGGCCTCGAGGTTGATGCGGACGGCTACGTCGCGGCTTGGGAAGAAGCGCTCGCGCCCATGCTTGCTCGCCAGCTGCCCGGAGTAACCGTGCTGCGCGACTACCACGCAGAGAACATCATGCTGCTTGGCCCGGACCTACAAGGGCGAGGGCCGCAAGGCCTGATCGACTTCCAGGATGCGCTCGTCGGCCACCCGGCTTATGACTTGGTTTCATTGCTCCAGGATGCGCGGCGCGACGTCAGCCGCGAGCTGGAAGCGGCGATGCTGGCGCATTATCGCGAGCTTGCGTCCCCGGACGCCGATTTCGATGCCGATTACACCCGGCTCGGCGCGCAGCGGAACGCCAAGATCGTCGGTATCTTCGCCCGGCTATGGAAACGTGATGGCAAACAGCGTTACCTTGCTTACATTCCGCGCGTCTGGGAAGCGATGGAACGCGATCTCGAGCATCCGGCGCTCGCCGCGGTTGCCGCGTGGTTCGATGCCAATATCCCGCGCAATATCCGCGACGACTTTGGCGGAGAGTTGATGTGA
- the tsaE gene encoding tRNA (adenosine(37)-N6)-threonylcarbamoyltransferase complex ATPase subunit type 1 TsaE, with protein MIVDLPDIAAMEVFGARIAGQLRVGDVVALSGDLGAGKTTLARAIIAALGHRSEVPSPTFTIIETYDALDPPLVHADFYRLERPGEIEELGLDDYREGAALIAEWPENAGGFAQEPGCLSVTLENAGEGRTAIVLPGSSWLGREP; from the coding sequence GTGATCGTCGATCTCCCCGACATTGCAGCAATGGAAGTGTTCGGCGCACGGATCGCCGGCCAACTCCGGGTCGGCGATGTCGTGGCGCTGTCGGGCGACCTCGGGGCGGGGAAAACGACGCTTGCAAGAGCGATCATTGCCGCACTCGGTCACCGGAGCGAAGTTCCCTCGCCAACTTTCACGATTATCGAGACCTATGACGCGCTCGATCCGCCGCTCGTCCATGCAGACTTCTACCGCCTGGAGCGACCGGGCGAAATCGAGGAACTTGGCCTCGACGACTACCGTGAAGGTGCCGCACTTATTGCCGAATGGCCCGAAAACGCGGGCGGGTTTGCGCAGGAGCCCGGGTGCCTGTCGGTAACGCTCGAAAATGCGGGCGAGGGCAGAACAGCGATTGTCTTGCCCGGTTCATCTTGGCTAGGGCGCGAACCATGA